In the genome of Dunckerocampus dactyliophorus isolate RoL2022-P2 chromosome 6, RoL_Ddac_1.1, whole genome shotgun sequence, one region contains:
- the LOC129182696 gene encoding zinc finger protein 350-like — translation MCKVQMLRALVNQRLIAAVEDIFVVLERTIAEYEEELCRTKEENERQRQLLDAVFKDHQVVLHTADISDQHLPAEQQEWSSRMEEEEPQPPHIKEEEEEPQPLHIKEEGEHDSISQRGEHCEGLEDFPMIGVPVKHEDDEEECQSEENREVEPPSNSFTQHMITESDGDHCGGSQAHSPLAPLPDGDDATSRFPDTDDEDPKADITCNTDNTHVKCSQCGKTFTHKGNLKVHMNIHTGEKPFMCSVCGKRFFRKEHLITHTRIHTGEKPFSCSVCGKGFTRDQYLKIHMRTHTGEKPFTCSICDKSFCDRRTLVTHMRTHTGNKVFSCSVCHERFSYKYQVNNHKCAGDEAAGLRVP, via the exons atgtgtaaagtgcAAATGCTGAGGGCGCTGGTGAATCAGCGGCTAATTGCGGCTGTCGAAGACATTTTTGTAGTgttggaaagaacgatagcagagtacgaggaggaactttgtcGGAcgaaagaggagaacgagcggcagcgtcaactactggacgctgttttcaaggATCATCAAGTTGTGTTACACACAGCAG ATATCAGTGACCAACATCTTCCCgctgagcagcaggagtggagctccaggatggaggaggaggaaccacagcccccccacattaaagaggaagaggaggagccacagcccctccacattaaagaggaaggcGAGCATGACAGCATCAGTCAAAGAGGAGAACATTGTGAAGGACTGGAGGACTTTCCAATGATTGGTGTCCCTGTGAAGCATGAGGATGATGAAGAGGAATGTCAAAGTGAGGAGAacagagaggtggagcctccaagcaacAGCTTCACTCAACACATGATAACAGaatctgatggagaccactgtggaggatcacaagctcACAGCCCCTTAGCGCCACTACCAGATGGTGACGATGCGACATCACGCTTTCCTGACACGGACGATGAAGACCCTAAAGCCGATATAACATGCAACACTGACAACACGCACGTTAAATGCTCTCAATGTGGGAAAACTTTTACCCACAAGGGAAATCTAAAGGTACACATGAACatccacacaggagagaaaccattcaTGTGCTCAGTTTGTGGGAAGCGATTCTTTCGGAAGGAACATTTgataacacacacaagaatacacaccggagagaaacctttttcctgttcagtCTGCGGTAAAGGTTTTACACGAGATCAGTatttgaaaatacacatgagaacgcacacaggagaaaaacctttcacctGCTCAATCTGCGACAAGAGCTTTTGTGACCGAAGAACACTTGTAacgcacatgagaacacacactggtaaCAAAGTGTTTAGTTGCAGTGTGTGCCATGAAAGATTCTCTTATAAGTACCAAGttaacaatcacaagtgtgctggtgaTGAAGCTGCAGGACTCAGGGTACCTTAA
- the LOC129182843 gene encoding oocyte zinc finger protein XlCOF6.1-like, whose amino-acid sequence MKQEEPQTHHIKEEEEELQPPHIKQEEEEHSISQEAEHLERLEAFPVIGVPVKSEDDEDKGQSEGERKAAAPSGSVTTEADEDCCRGSQPDNLLAPLSDSEDTTSHPPDTDDEDLRADMTCHTDNTHWKCSQCGKTLVNKSTLERHMRTHTGEKPFVCSVCGKGFSQKGSLTVHTRIHTGEKPFSCSVCGTDFVQSQYLKIHMRIHTGEKPFTCPVCGAGFRRNQDLKNHMRRHTGEKPYTCSICSKSFCKQKTLVIHTRTHTGEKPFTCSTCGVGFVRNQYLKKHMRTHTGEKPFICSVCGTGFTQNHCLKIHMRRHTGEKPFLCSVCGKTFSLKSNLSTHTRLHTGEKPFSCSVCGAGFVRKQCLKAHMRTHTDEKVFSCGVCDERFSSKYQRTSHKCACENSSSK is encoded by the coding sequence ATgaagcaggaggagccacagacCCACCAcattaaagaagaagaggaggagctacagcccccccacattaaacaggaagaggaggaacacagcatcagtcaggaggcAGAACATCTTGAAAGACTGGAGGCGTTCCCAGTGATCGGCGTCCCTGTGAAAAGTGAAGACGATGAAGACAAAGGTCAAAGTGAGGGGGAGAGAAAGGCGGCGGCTCCAAGCGGCAGCGTGACAACAGAGGCTGATGAAGACTGCTGTAGAGGATCACAaccagacaacctcttagctccgctGTCAGATAGTGAAGACACAACGTCGCACCCTCCAGACACAGACGATGAAGACTTGAGAGCCGATATGACGTGTCACACCGACAACACACACTGGAAATGCTCTCAATGTGGGAAAACCCTTGTCAACAAGTCCACCTTggaaagacacatgagaacccacacaggagagaaaccgttCGTGTGCTCAGTGTGTGGCAAAGGTTTCTCTCAGAAAGGAAGCTTGACGGttcacacaagaatacacaccggagagaagccattttcctgttcagtgtgcggTACAGATTTTGTACAAAGTCAGTatttgaaaatacacatgagaatacacactggggagaaacccTTTACCTGTCCAGTCTGTGGGGCAGGTTTTAGACGAAATCAAGATTTGAAAAAtcacatgagaagacacactggggaaaaaccATATACGTGTTCAATCTGCAGCAAAAGCTTTTGTAAACAGAAAACACTTGTAATACACACGAGAAcgcacaccggagagaaacctttcaccTGTTCCACCTGCGGTGTAGGGTTTGTACGAAATCAgtatttgaaaaaacacatgagaacgcacactgggGAAAAACCGTTCATCTGCTCAGTGTGTGGTACAGGTTTCACACAAAATCATTGtttgaaaatacacatgagaagacacacgggagagaaaccGTTCCTGTGCTCTGTTTGTGGTAAAACATTCTCTCTGAAGTCAAATttgagcacacacacaagactacacaccggagagaaacccTTTTCCTGTTCAGTCTGTGGTGCGGGATTTGTACGGAAGCAGTGTTTGAaagcacacatgagaacacacactgatgAGAAAGTGTTTAGTTGCGGTGTTTGCGATGAAAGATTTTCTTCTAAGTACCAGCGGACCAGTCACAAGTGTGCTTgtgagaacagcagcagtaaatga